The following coding sequences lie in one Dunckerocampus dactyliophorus isolate RoL2022-P2 chromosome 4, RoL_Ddac_1.1, whole genome shotgun sequence genomic window:
- the nsd3 gene encoding histone-lysine N-methyltransferase NSD3 isoform X3: MDFSFSFMQGIMGNTIQQPPQLIDSANIRQDGTCDTGSDPGEDGGPSYDAALDADFSYPSSASEDLPHVSNGYPPGLGMYEPQSKFSMYSQFPNGSANGYGAIRSYAEHGLLMPGEGTVLRGPGLQERPRSPVSPPLPTHHPHLHPHHPHHHHHHHHHAHHFLSNTPHIQSHPQSPPPLPLPTQHHLPHTPHIMTHTLPPPPSLHLPSSSPPPSLVDSTPSSQPVQPPTPSVPGGVLKKTSSPEIKLKIIKTYQNGKELFESALCGDLLQELQESQKNEAAQVQRRHERKKEKRKKTTKLQLHIQEASLEHVQGLAATASKTEDTYVLPQPREVPLTQTEKPQKAVIKTEPKTAKVPKVNQPSVIQETGFCKEFVIGDLVWSKVGTYPWWPCMVSSDPQMKVHTRINTRGHREYHVQFFGSVAERAWIHEKRIVMYQGKEQFDELQTETLRKTTNPVEKHKLLKPIPQRERAQWEVGVGHAEDAFLMTRQERIDNYTFIYVDPTPNEAQSAKKANGRAEKRSRRSSGSTNKKEDGGVKSPDREQPPRRQLPRRQCSISNTDDSQASNEKMNLRGDQNKRDSPKQDSDAGAQQDSPPPVKAWKTAAARKLLPLSITMKRLNVEITKCDWPLLQKKMAPSPKKEMDKDDDDEERVEGEGRQPDLGYCSPEDSRAKPEPSPEEEEDVDDMEEEGEERRESPASRRSEEGGMQPTSSPGSHHSSPHGSQERKLQRRSIRSRSESERGNDPVPKKKTKKEQAEMAPEATPRAGSQKGASEISDACKPLKKRSRASTDVEMASSQYRDTSDSDSRGLNDPQGLFGKSLDSPAAADADASDTQSVDSGLSRQDGSTSKRDTVCQICEVYGENLVLCEGDCNRQFHLECLGLTSLPEGRFTCLECRNGTHQCFSCKKAGQEVTRCSVSGCGCHYHEDCVRKLPGTTTSSSSGGFSCPQHSCATCCLERDLQRASKGRLMRCIRCPVTYHTGDSCVAAGSVILTHHIMICSSHGSTRKNGLLTSPVNVGWCFLCARGGKLLCCDSCPASFHPECLEMEMPEGPWSCSDCRAGKKPHYKQIVWVKLGNYRWWPAEICNPRLVPSNIQSLRHDIGDFPVFFFGSHDYYWINQGRVFPYVENDKNFVTGQININKTFKKALEEAARRFQELKAQRESREALEQERNSRKPPPYKCIKSNKPVGKVHMHVADLSEIPRCNCRPTDERPCSLDSQCLNRMLQYECHPQVCPAGDNCENQCFSKRLYTETEVIKTDGCGWGLRTNQALRKGDFVTEYVGEVIDSEECQQRIKRAHENHVTNFYMLTLTKDRVIDAGPKGNSARFMNHSCSPNCETQKWTVNGDVRIGLFALCDIEAGTELTFNYNLHCVGNRKASCHCGSDNCSGFLGVQPTSAVVMEKEEKARNAKLKQKKRKLRLEGKHMHEYFCFCCGEGGELVMCDRKDCPKAYHLLCLNLTKPPYGRWECPWHDCSICGGQASSLCDFCPRSFCQDHEAGALTASSLEGRPCCSSHNPLSPLCSNPGSTKQPLLLPLPPSSLSPVTVKEEPQRDDVAPSLPHSL; the protein is encoded by the exons ATGGATTTCTCCTTCTCTTTCATGCAAGGGATCATGGGAAATACAATTCAGCAACCCCCTCAGCTTATTGACTCAGCCAACATCAGACAGGACGGCACCTGCGACACCGGCAGTGACCCGGGCGAGGATGGTGGTCCCTCCTACGATGCGGCCCTGGATGCAGACTTCTCTTACCCGTCCTCCGCGTCAGAGGACTTGCCACATGTCTCCAACGGCTATCCTCCTGGTCTGGGCATGTACGAGCCACAGTCCAAGTTCTCCATGTACTCGCAGTTCCCCAACGGCTCTGCTAACGGCTACGGGGCCATACGCAGCTACGCGGAGCACGGCCTTCTCATGCCTGGAGAGGGGACAGTTCTAAGGGGCCCTGGCCTCCAGGAAAGACCACGCTCTCCCGTTTCGCCTCCGCTGCCCACGCATCACCCGCACCtgcacccccaccacccccatcaccatcatcaccaccatcaccacgcACACCACTTCCTGTCAAACACGCCCCACATCCAAAGCCACCCGCAGAGCCCCCCGCCATTGCCTTTGCCCACTCAGCACCACTTGCCCCACACGCCTCACATCATGACCCACACgctgcctcctcctccatccttGCACCTGCCCTCGTCCAGCCCACCCCCCTCTCTCGTGGACAGTACCCCCTCCTCGCAGCCTGTCCAACCCCCCACACCCAGCGTCCCGGGAGGGGTGCTGAAGAAAACCAGCTCCCCGGAGATCAAGCTGAAGATCATTAAGACGTATCAGAATGGCAAAGAGTTGTTTGAATCTGCACTGTGTGGAGACTTACTGCAAGAACTGCAG GAATCTCAGAAGAACGAGGCGGCTCAGGTGCAGCGCCGACATgagaggaagaaagagaagaggaaaaagaCTACCAAGCTCCAGCTACACATCCAGGAGGCGAGTCTGGAGCACGTCCAAGGCCTTGCAGCTACCGCAAGCAAGACAGAAGACACCTACGTCCTGCCGCAGCCAAGAGAAGTACCACTGACCCAGACAGAAAAGCCTCAGAAGGCCGTTATCAAAACTGAGCCAAAGACAGCAAAG GTTCCGAAAGTCAATCAACCTTCTGTGATCCAAGAGACTGGATTCTGTAAGGAGTTTGTGATTGGAGATCTAGTGTGGTCCAAGGTGGGTACTTACCCTTGGTGGCCTTGCATGGTGTCATCCGACCCACAGATGAAGGTCCACACGCGTATCAACACCAGAG GTCACAGGGAATACCACGTCCAGTTTTTTGGCAGCGTAGCAGAGCGAGCGTGGATCCACGAGAAGAGGATCGTCATGTACCAGGGCAAGGAACAGTTTGATGAACTCCAAACTGAGACGCTACGGAAGACCACAAACCCTGTGGAAAAACACAAA CTCCTGAAGCCTATCCCTCAGAGGGAGCGTGCTCAGTGGGAAGTAGGCGTGGGCCACGCGGAGGACGCCTTCCTGATGACGCGCCAGGAGCGCATCGACAACTACACTTTCATTTACGTCGACCCGACACCCAACGAGGCGCAGTCTGCGAAGAAAGCCAACGGGCGGGCTGAGAAGCGGAGCAGACGCTCCAGCGGCTCTACCAATAAGAAGGAAGACGGCGGAGTGAAGTCGCCAGACAGAGAGCAGCCACCAAGAAGACAGCTACCACGTCGGCAGTGTAGTATTTCCAACACGGACGACTCTCAGGCCTCAAATGAGAAGATGAACCTGAGGGGGGACCAGAATAAGAGAGACTCTCCTAAACAGGATTCAGATGCAGGGGCGCAGCAGGATTCTCCACCGCCGGTCAAGGCGTGGAAAACTGCGGCAGCAAGGAAGCTCCTGCCTCTCTCCATCACCATGAAGAGGCTGAATGTGGAGATCACAAAGTGTGACTGGCCTCTCCTGCAGAAGAAAATGGCTCCTTCGCCGAAGAAAGAAATGGACAAGGATGATGATGACGAGGAGAGAGTGGAGGGAGAAGGCAGGCAGCCCGATTTGGGCTACTGCTCGCCAGAG GACAGCAGAGCTAAACCCGAACCCAGcccagaggaggaggaagatgtaGATGACATGGAAGAagagggggaggagaggagagaaTCACCTGCAAGTCGGAGGAGCGAGGAGGGAGGAATGCAGCCGACATCTTCTCCTGGCTCTCATCACAGCAGTCCTCATG GTTCTCAGGAGAGGAAGCTGCAGCGACGATCGATCAGGAGCAGGTCAGAGTCCGAGAGAGGGAATGACCCCGTGCCTAAGAAGAAAACCAAGAAGGAACAG GCGGAGATGGCTCCAGAGGCCACTCCGAGGGCAGGTTCCCAGAAAG GAGCCAGTGAGATATCTGATGCCTGTAAACCTCTGAAGAAACGAAGCAGAGCGTCCACAGATGTAGAGATGGCGTCATCCCAGTATCGAGACACATCGGATTCAGACTCGAGAGGCCTCAATGATCCACAG GGTTTATTCGGGAAAAGTCTTGATAGTCCAGCAGCTGCAGACGCAGATGCCTCAGATACTCAGTCTGTGGACTCTGGCTTGTCTCGTCAGGACGGCAGCACCAGCAAGAGGGACACCGTCTGCCAG atctGTGAGGTGTACGGTGAGAATTTGGTGCTGTGTGAAGGTGACTGTAACAGGCAGTTTCATCTGGAGTGTCTCGGTCTGACGTCCTTACCTGAAGGACGGTTCACCTGCCTGGAATGTAGAAATG GCACTCACCAGTGTTTCAGCTGTAAGAAAGCAGGCCAGGAGGTGACCCGCTGCTCCGTGAGCGGATGCGGCTGTCATTACCATGAGGATTGTGTCCGTAAACTGCCAGGCACCACCACCAGCAGCTCAAGTGGTGGCTTCAGTTGCCCCCAGCACAGCTGTGCCACCTGCTGTCTGGAGCGAGACCTCCAGCGAGCTAGCAAAG GTCGCCTGATGCGTTGCATCCGCTGTCCGGTGACGTATCACACGGGCGACAGCTGCGTGGCGGCGGGCAGCGTCATTCTCACACATCACATCATGATCTGCAGCAGCCACGGCAGCACCAGGAAGAACGGCCTCCTCACCTCCCCTGTCAACGTGGGCTGGTGCTTCCTGTGTGCCCGAG GAGGCAAGTTGCTGTGCTGCGACTCATGCCCTGCTTCCTTCCACCCGGAGTGTCTGGAGATGGAGATGCCGGAGGGGCCATGGTCCTGCAGTGACTGTAGGGCCGGGAAGAAGCCTCATTACAAACAAATAGTCTGGGTCAAACTGGGCAACTACAG GTGGTGGCCAGCAGAGATCTGCAACCCTCGTTTGGTTCCCTCGAACATCCAGAGCCTTCGCCACGACATCGGTGACTTTCCTGTCTTTTTCTTCGGTTCCCATGACTACTACTGGATCAATCAGGGCCGTGTCTTCCCTTATGTCGAGAACGACAAAAACTTTGTGACGGGTCAGATCAACATCAACAAGACTTTCAAGAAAG CTCTGGAAGAAGCAGCCCGGAGATTTCAGGAGCTCAAGGCTCAGAGGGAGAGCAGGGAGGCTCTTGAACAGGAGCGAAACTCTCGCAAACCTCCACCTTATAAATGTATCAAG TCCAACAAACCCGTGGGGAAAGTGCATATGCATGTTGCAGACTTGTCCGAAATCCCACGCTGCAACTGTCGGCCAACAGACGAACGTCCGTGTAGCTTGGACTCTCAGTGTCTCAACCGCATGCTGCAGTATGAGTGTCACCCTCAG GTCTGTCCTGCAGGAGACAATTGTGAGAACCAGTGTTTTTCCAAGCGTCTGTACACTGAGACTGAAGTGATAAAGACAGATGGTTGTGGATGGGGCCTCAGGACCAATCAGGCTTTGAGGAAG GGTGACTTTGTGACTGAATATGTTGGAGAAGTTATTGACTCTGAGGAGTGCCAGCAGCGAATCAAACGTGCCCATGAAAACCATGTAACAAACTTCTACATGCTAACGCTTACAAAG GATCGTGTGATAGACGCTGGTCCCAAAGGGAATTCTGCTCGGTTCATGAACCACAGCTGCAGCCCAAACTGTGAAACCCAGAAGTGGACGGTTAACGGGGACGTCCGCATCGGACTCTTTGCTCTCTGCGACATTGAGGCTG GCACCGAGCTCACGTTCAACTACAACCTGCATTGTGTGGGCAACAGAAAAGCATCTTGCCACTGCGGATCAGATAACTGCTCAGGTTTCCTCGGGGTGCAGCCAACC AGTGCTGTGGTGATGGAGAAAGAGGAGAAGGCAAGGAACGCCAAGCTGAAGCAGAAGAAGCGGAAGCTGCGGCTGGAGGGCAAACACATGCACGAATacttctgtttttgctgtgGAGAGGGTGGGGAGCTGGTGATGTGCGACAGGAAGGACTGTCCCAAGGCATACCACCTGCTGTGTCTCAACCTCACCAAGCCGCCATACG GGCGTTGGGAGTGTCCATGGCACGACTGCAGTATTTGTGGTGGTCAGGCCTCGTCGCTCTGTGACTTCTGTCCTCGCTCCTTCTGCCAAGATCATGAGGCAGGGGCACTCACCGCCTCCTCATTGGAGGGCCGCCCCTGTTGTTCCAGCCACAACCCCCTCAGTCCCCTGTGCTCCAACCCCGGCTCCACCAAGCAGCCGCTGCTGCTGCCACTACCACCTTCCTCTCTGAGCCCCGTCACAGTCAAAGAGGAACCACAAAGAGACGATGTGGCGCCCTCGTTACCTCATTCCCTGTAA